A window from Triticum aestivum cultivar Chinese Spring chromosome 6D, IWGSC CS RefSeq v2.1, whole genome shotgun sequence encodes these proteins:
- the LOC123143023 gene encoding RNA-binding protein 48 isoform X1, producing MPRDRDEPAAVRVYTVCDESKYLVVRNVPALGCGDELGSVFAAYGPLEECKPMDAEDCEEYTDVYFIKFAQVSNARFAKRKLDESVFMGNRLQVSYAPQFESLLDTKEKLEVRRNEVLTRIRSPAGSRPEGLSQYSLGQGSSSGNPHHHMNSNKREYAKTMHATHIEDARFSHVPSNKDYFPSESMNATVNLVRQKLDKIQSGGDTSDAAAAASKKPRVDNRRRI from the exons ATGCCGCGCGACCGCGACGAGCCGGCGGCCGTGCGCGTCTACACGGTCTGCGACGAGTCCAA GTACCTCGTCGTCCGGAACGTGCCGGCCCTCGGATGCGGCGACGAGCTCGGCTCCGTGTTCGCGGCGTACGGCCCCCTGGAAGA GTGCAAGCCCATGGACGCCGAGGACTGCGAGGAGTACACCGACGTCTACTTCATCAAGTTCGCGCAGGTCAGCAACGCGAG GTTTGCAAAGAGGAAGTTGGATGAGTCTGTATTTATGGGCAACCGGCTGCAGGTTTCATATGCACCTCAGTTTGAAAGTCTTCTGGATACCAAGGAGAAACTGGAAGTCAGGAGAAATGAAGTCCTCACACGAATAAGAT CACCTGCTGGAAGCAGACCTGAAGGGCTATCTCAATATTCACTGGGTCAGGGATCATCTAGTGGGAACCCACACCATCATATGAACTCCAACAAGAG AGAATACGCGAAGACAATGCATGCTACTCATATCGAAGATGCTCGTTTCAGCCATGTGCCCTCTAATAAG GACTATTTCCCGTCCGAGTCGATGAATGCAACTGTAAATCTAGTGAGGCAGAAGCTTGATAAG ATACAGTCCGGCGGCGATACTTCCGATGCTGCTGCCGCTGCATCCAAGAAACCACGGGTTGATAACCGCAGGCGTATTTGA
- the LOC123143020 gene encoding uncharacterized protein, translating to MLRLRRSVLAKLLPYPSVFPVSPLHRLISTTAPAPAVAPSTGFAVEEYLVSTCGLTRPQALKASAKLSHVKFPSNPDAVLAFLAGLGLSGADAAALVAKDPKFLCADVGRTLSPVAAGLAGLGLSPSEVTRLVSLAPDKFRCRSIVSKLHYYLPLVGSYENLLGVLRYGSCLVSSDLERVVKPNVTFLRESGLADCDIAKLCVTLPCLLTSGSERIQALVLCAEGLGIPRRSGMFRHALHAVAFVGEQKVTAKLDYLKKTFGWSDAEVGVAVSKYPMLLTKSHHMLQSKSEFLISEVGLEPAFIAHRPVIICLSLERRLRPRYYVLKFLKENGLLKGDPSYYTVVKVNENVFAQRYMCPYKEAAPYLAEDYATACGGEVPARFVFA from the coding sequence ATGCTCCGCCTCCGGCGCAGCGTGCTCGCCAAGCTCCTCCCGTATCCTTCCGTCTTCCCCGTCTCTCCTCTCCACCGCCTCATCTCCACCACGGCGCCGGCCCCCGCCGTCGCCCCCAGCACCGGGTTCGCCGTGGAGGAGTACCTCGTCTCCACCTGCGGCCTCACCCGACCGCAGGCCCTCAAGGCCTCCGCCAAGCTCTCCCACGTCAAGTTCCCCTCCAACCCCGACGCCGTCCTggccttcctcgccggcctcggcctctccggcgccgacgccgccgccctcgtcgccaagGACCCCAAGTTCCTCTGCGCCGACGTGGGGAGAACCCTGTCCCCCGTCGCCGCGGGGCTCGCCGGCCTCGGCCTGTCGCCTTCCGAGGTCACCCGCCTCGTCTCGCTCGCCCCCGACAAATTCCGCTGCAGATCCATCGTCTCCAAGCTGCACTACTACCTGCCTCTCGTCGGGTCCTACGAGAACCTCCTCGGGGTGCTGAGGTATGGCTCCTGCCTCGTCTCGTCCGACCTGGAGAGGGTGGTCAAGCCCAACGTCACCTTCCTGCGGGAGTCCGGGCTAGCTGACTGCGACATTGCCAAGCTGTGCGTCACTCTCCCATGCCTGCTCACCTCCGGCTCGGAGCGCATCCAGGCGTTGGTGCTGTGCGCCGAAGGCCTCGGCATACCCCGTCGGTCCGGGATGTTCAGGCACGCGCTGCATGCTGTCGCATTTGTCGGCGAACAGAAGGTCACCGCCAAATTGGATTACTTGAAGAAGACGTTTGGGTGGTCAGATGCTGAGGTCGGCGTTGCTGTGTCCAAGTATCCGATGCTGCTGACCAAGTCTCACCACATGCTGCAGAGCAAGTCAGAGTTCCTGATCTCTGAGGTGGGCTTGGAACCAGCATTCATTGCTCATCGGCCTGTAATTATCTGTCTTAGCCTGGAGCGCCGGCTCAGGCCCCGGTACTACGTTTTAAAGTTTCTCAAGGAAAATGGATTGCTCAAGGGTGATCCGAGCTATTATACAGTTGTCAAGGTGAATGAGAATGTTTTCGCGCAGAGGTACATGTGCCCTTACAAGGAAGCTGCACCATACCTCGCTGAAGACTATGCAACCGCTTGCGGAGGGGAAGTGCCGGCTAGATTCGTATTTGCATGA
- the LOC123143022 gene encoding protein transport protein SEC16A homolog: MADDLTDADFFDRLVDDDDDDEAGPAPAPAPAVVGASEEELARGASGLGLADSGEPGPSAGALGQVAAPRPVAGAAPEGGSPGSGRGAAVHTTVKQVQWAAFRADGDDAGLDPFGDLGTGAAQEEAFLGTAAADQTSGSSTVGGGVDHGFFGGRQSLDQDQGFVGVSSDQSTATQQLGGTGAAVDSMDPRYLESIYPGWKFDEATQQWYQAETVHTAGDNAQQLQQQFGTSYLQNSAQAGLETIAEESSVAGSASGWGQGPVSEYPANMLFYAEYPGWYFDTDKQEWLSLEAYQQAVMQASAASPVQVGANHGVVAPSGGINYNVNQAEVPAVNNQVAQHTYGQQSQWQPDAFANSIQPESATNSLAGSFYGADQHAHAESISPSTNHQVPFNTAETSTSHYGNLQNDYSTIGSQQAGYNGFEPSTVYQTSPKVLQSSAGNQGSYKAFEPTAAHHIGENKGSTPFTGFQPGYKGFTPSTVHQAGYKGSGTSTGHHTKTFEPSSGHQAGYMGSQPSTGQHAGYMGSQPSTDHQSSYMGFGTSTNQGYGDANGFVNTQGFVPTGSMHNSQKQAHANTQAHLSNSYLGTENSMNFPQQQFSGANASHMQFGYSLREEMSSAGRPPHALVAFGFGGKLMVMKETSSMATNFNSGNQGISSGTVSVLNLSEVVADNVDASRITDGSALSYFHVLCRQPVPGPLVGGSAASKDVNKWLDEMITWYASSTNEYQKGDPRKLLISLLKILCQHYGKLRAPFGSDPSQEDTNGPEMAVTKLFSSCKRSSDHMGDFGSNVPFMQNIPSEIQMQAVAQEVQALLVSGRRKEALLHAQEGQLWGPAVILALQLGDNFYVDTVKKMAQCHFISGSPLRTLCLLIAGQPADVFNVENNSNINYDTLGASQQPMQPNPNGMLDDWEENLAIITANRTKGDDLVITHLGDCLWKEKNEVAAAHSCYLVAELNIDPYSESARLCLIGADHLKCPRTFASPEAIQRTEVYEYTKVLGNSQYILLPFQPYKLIYAYMLAEVGRLADSLRYCQASMKVLKASGRAPELEAWKQLFSSLEDRIRTHQQGGYGTNLAPAKLVGKLFTSLDKSISRMMGTPSATLPPVPQGSVGDKETYSAPAAAKFVNSQSLMTMSSLTASPSVHSITEMAENSGGAGRKIAHNRSVSEPDFGKTPKQGARSDNTQSSASGSRFGWISSTLQKTMGFVSKSRQAKLGQQNKFYYDEKLKRWVEEGAEIPAEEPPLAPPPTKSSYQNGMPDYNLNGPTSGMHTPNGVAERRSPKHADHGLGMPPIPPSQNQFSARGRTGVRSRYVDTFNKAGATGAAQSYNRPAAPSVTPPTGARFFVPTAAAVAAEQMPSQSVETRGETFQRDERSSSPPAETSFSSPPPAAQFSSPMSSTIQRYPSMDNIATPNQAPWMSPGSNSSSFASRSRAASWSGTYSDQFSSTAGARSPDGPTVPSPQMPGRPPSHSRSNSNSSVQFTGLTEDLHEVEL; this comes from the exons ATGGCCGACGACCTCACCGACGCCGACTTCTTCGACAGGCtcgtcgacgacgacgacgacgacgaggccggcccCGCCCCAGCGCCCGCGCCCGCCGTGGTGGGTGCCTCGGAGGAGGAGCTGGCACGGGGCGCCTCCGGCCTCGGCCTCGCCGACAGCGGCGAGCCCGGGCCGTCGGCGGGGGCGTTGGGGCAGGTCGCGGCGCCGCGCCCTGTGGCCGGGGCGGCTCCGGAGGGCGGGTCgccgggctcggggaggggcgccgCCGTCCACACCACGGTCAAGCAGGTCCAGTGGGCCGCCTTCCGGGCCGACGGCGACGACGCCGGGCTCGACCCCTTCGGCGATCTGGGGACGGGTGCCGCCCAGGAGGAGGCGTTCCTCGGCACCGCGGCCGCGGACCAGACCTCGGGGAGCTCCACTGTCGGTGGGGGCGTGGATCATGGCTTCTTCGGCGGGAGACAGAGCTTAGATCAGGATCAAGGCTTTGTCGGGGTAAGCTCGGATCAGAGCACGGCCACGCAGCAGCTCGGCGGCACCGGTGCTGCTGTCGACTCCATGGATCCCAGGTACCTGGAGAGCATTTACCCCGGGTGGAAGTTCGATGAGGCGACGCAGCAGTGGTACCAGGCTGAAACTGTCCACACTGCCGGTGACAATgcgcagcagctgcagcagcaatTTGGCACTTCCTACCTGCAGAACTCAGCGCAGGCCGGGCTGGAGACGATCGCAGAGGAGAGCTCCGTCGCGGGGAGTGCATCAGGCTGGGGACAGGGGCCTGTTTCGGAGTACCCGGCAAACATGCTGTTCTACGCGGAGTACCCAGGGTGGTACTTTGATACCGACAAGCAGGAGTGGCTATCGCTCGAGGCGTACCAGCAGGCCGTCATGCAGGCCAGCGCAGCTAGTCCTGTTCAGGTCGGCGCAAACCATGGTGTTGTTGCGCCTTCTGGTGGGATAAATTACAATGTCAACCAAGCAGAGGTTCCTGCTGTCAACAATCAGGTGGCCCAACATACCTACGGCCAGCAGAGCCAGTGGCAGCCGGATGCATTTGCTAACAGTATTCAACCTGAAAGTGCCACGAATAGCTTGGCAGGTAGTTTCTATGGTGCCGATCAGCACGCACATGCCGAATCCATCAGCCCCTCCACAAATCATCAGGTTCCTTTTAACACAGCCGAAACTTCAACAAGTCATTATGGCAACCTTCAGAATGACTACAGCACGATTGGTAGCCAACAAGCCGGTTACAATGGGTTCGAACCTTCAACGGTTTACCAGACCAGTCCAAAGGTGCTCCAGTCGTCCGCGGGTAACCAGGGCAGTTACAAGGCATTTGAACCTACCGCTGCTCACCACATTGGTGAGAACAAGG GTTCTACGCCTTTTACTGGTTTCCAGCCTGGTTACAAGGGATTCACTCCTTCCACGGTCCACCAGGCTGGTTACAAGGGATCTGGCACTTCTACGGGCCACCATACGAAGACATTTGAGCCTTCCTCAGGTCACCAGGCTGGCTACATGGGATCCCAACCTTCTACAGGTCAACATGCTGGTTACATGGGATCCCAACCTTCTACGGATCACCAGTCTAGTTACATGGGATTTGGAACTTCTACAAACCAGGGTTATGGTGATGCCAATGGTTTTGTAAATACACAAGGCTTTGTTCCAACAGGGAGTATGCACAACAGCCAGAAACAAGCTCATGCAAACACCCAAGCACACTTGTCTAACAGCTATCTCGGTACTGAGAACTCCATGAACTTCCCTCAGCAACAATTTAGTGGTGCAAATGCTTCGCACATGCAATTTGGTTACTCTCTGCGTGAAGAGATGTCATCGGCTGGACGCCCACCTCATGCTCTGGTTGCTTTTGGGTTTGGAGGAAAGCTTATGGTTATGAAAGAAACAAGCTCAATGGCCACAAACTTTAACAGTGGAAATCAG GGGATTTCTAGTGGAACGGTGTCTGTTCTTAATTTATCAGAGGTTGTCGCGGATAATGTCGATGCTTCGAGGATCACTGATGGCAGTGCACTTAGTTACTTCCATGTTCTATGCCGTCAACCTGTTCCTGGTCCTCTTGTTGGTGGAAGTGCTGCATCAAAGGATGTAAATAAATGGCTCGATGAGATGATTACATGGTATGCGTCTTCCACCAATGAATACCAGAAAGGTGATCCTCGCAAGTTGCTTATTTCATTGCTGAAGATACTATGTCAGCACTATGGGAAACTACGTGCACCTTTTGGGTCTGATCCATCACAAGAG GATACAAACGGTCCAGAGATGGCAGTAACCAAGCTCTTTTCATCTTGCAAGAGAAGTAGCGATCATATGGGAGATTTTGGGTCGAATGTTCCTTTCATGCAAAATATCCCCTCTGAAATTCAGATGCAG GCTGTTGCGCAAGAGGTACAAGCTCTTCTAGTATCTGGCAGAAGAAAAGAGGCTCTTCTGCATGCTCAGGAAGGTCAACTGTGGGGGCCTGCAGTCATACTTGCTTTACAACTTGGCGATAAT TTCTACGTGGATACTGTGAAGAAAATGGCTCAGTGCCACTTTATTTCTGGGTCACCTTTGCGAACATTGTGCCTTCTCATTGCTGGTCAACCTGCAGATGTTTTTAATGTAGAGAACAACAGCAACATCAACTATGATACACTAGGTGCATCCCAACAACCTATGCAG CCTAATCCTAATGGTATGTTGGATGACTGGGAAGAGAATTTGGCTATTATAACTGCAAACAGGACAAAAGGTGATGACCTAGTTATTACCCATCTTGGAGATTGCCTTTGGAAAGAGAAAAATGAG GTTGCAGCTGCTCATTCATGCTACTTAGTCGCTGAACTAAACATTGACCCATACTCTGAAAGTGCTCGGTTATGTCTCATTGGTGCAGACCATTTGAAATGTCCTCGAACATTTGCCAGCCCTGAAGCCATTCAG AGGACAGAGGTTTATGAATATACAAAGGTGCTTGGTAATTCTCAGTATATCCTGCTACCCTTCCAGCCATATAAGCTAATATATGCGTACATGCTTGCGGAAGTGGGAAGGCTCGCTGATTCCTTGAG GTACTGCCAAGCTTCTATGAAGGTGCTGAAAGCTTCCGGCCGTGCTCCAGAACTGGAAGCATGGAAACAATTATTTTCCTCCCTGGAGGACAGGATACGCACTCACCAGCAG GGTGGGTATGGAACGAATTTAGCCCCTGCGAAACTAGTTGGAAAGTTATTTACCTCGCTTGATAAATCTATATCCCGCATGATGGGCACACCATCCGCAACACTTCCACCAGTGCCACAGGGCTCTGTTGGTGATAAGGAAACCTATTCAGCACCTGCAGCTGCAAAATTTGTAAATAGTCAATCATTAATGACGATGTCATCATTAACTGCATCCCCTTCAGTGCATTCTATTACTGAAATGGCAGAGAATAGTGGTGGCGCTGGCAGGAAGATTGCACACAACAGAAGTGTTTCTGAACCAGACTTCGGCAAAACACCAAAACAG GGTGCACGATCGGATAATACACAGAGCAGTGCATCAGGTTCAAGATTTGGTTGGATCAGCTCCACACTGCAAAAGACAATGGGATTTGTTTCAAAATCCCGCCAG GCAAAATTAGGGCAACAGAACAAGTTTTACTATGATGAAAAGTTGAAGCGATGGGTAGAGGAAGGTGCTGAGATTCCTGCCGAGGAGCCTCCTCTCGCTCCACCTCCAACAAAATCCTCATACCAGAATGGAATGCCAGACTATAACTTAAATGGCCCTACTAGTGGAATGCATACTCCTAATGGAGTGGCAGAACGAAGATCTCCAAAACATGCAGATCATGGTTTGGGGATGCCGCCAATTCCACCCAGCCAGAACCAGTTTTCTGCTCGTGGACGAACGGGTGTCCGGTCCAG ATATGTGGACACATTCAATAAGGCTGGTGCAACTGGAGCAGCCCAGTCTTATAACAGGCCAGCTGCTCCGTCTGTGACACCACCTACCGGTGCTAGGTTCTTTGTGCCCACTGCGGCTGCTGTCGCTGCAGAGCAGATGCCTAGCCAATCAGTGGAGACACGTGGCGAAACCTTCCAACGGGATGAGCGCTCATCCTCACCGCCAGCGGAAACATCATTTTCATCACCCCCACCAGCAGCACAATTTTCATCACCAATGTCATCTACCATTCAGCGGTACCCGAGCATGGACAACATTGCTACACCGAACCAGGCACCCTGGATGTCCCCGGGAAGTAACAGCAGCTCATTCGCATCAAGATCACGAGCAGCATCATGGAGTGGAACATACTCTGACCAATTCAGTTCCACGGCAGGGGCTAGGTCACCTGACGGACCGACTGTGCCCTCGCCACAAATGCCTGGCAGACCCCCCTCGCACAGTCGTTCAAACAGCAACTCGTCTGTGCAGTTTACCGGCTTGACAGAGGATCTTCACGAGGTTGAGCTCTGA
- the LOC123143021 gene encoding uncharacterized protein, with the protein MLRLRGCVLTQLLSSPATSPVPHLRRLISAAAPAVSPNIGFAVEEYLVATCGLTRTQAVKASPKLSHLKSPAKPDAVLAFLAGLGLSAADVASVVAKDPLLLCAKVEKTLAPVVDGLTGLGLSRPEIAHLVSVAGEKFRCRAIIYRLHYYLALFGSSGKLLRVLDRSPYILSSNLERVVKPNAAFLRECRIGACDIAKLCVAQPRMLTSNVERVRAMAARAEGLGVPRGSRMFWRMLNALAFLREKDITAKVEYLKDTFRWSDAEVGIALCKAPMVLALSKDLLQRKSEFLISEVGLEPAYIAYRPTLPTYSLEGRLRPRYYTLKFLKENGLLDHDRDYYCAVVLPEEVFMEKFICPYKEAAPQLAEDYAAACKGEVPARFRFT; encoded by the coding sequence atgCTCCGGCTACGTGGCTGCGTCCTCACCCAGCTCCTCTCTTCTCCAGCCACCTCTCCCGTACCCCATCTCCGCCGCCTCATCTCCGCGGCCGCGCCCGCCGTTTCCCCAAACATCGGATTCGCCGTGGAGGAGTACCTCGTCGCCACTTGCGGCCTCACGCGAACACAGGCCGTCAAGGCCTCCCCCAAGCTCTCCCACCTCAAGTCCCCCGCCAAGCCCGACGCCGTGctcgccttcctcgccggcctcggcctctccgCCGCCGACGTCGCCTCCGTCGTCGCCAAGGACCCGCTGCTACTCTGCGCTAAAGTGGAGAAGACCCTGGCACCCGTCGTCGACGGGCTCACCGGCCTCGGCCTCTCGCGTCCTGAGATCGCGCACCTCGTCTCGGTCGCCGGCGAAAAGTTCCGCTGTAGAGCCATCATCTACAGGCTGCACTACTACCTGGCCCTCTTCGGCTCCTCCGGGAAACTCCTCCGGGTGCTCGACCGCAGCCCCTACATTCTCTCGTCCAACCTCGAGAGGGTGGTGAAGCCCAACGCCGCGTTCCTGAGGGAGTGCAGGATAGGTGCTTGTGATATTGCCAAGCTGTGTGTCGCTCAGCCGAGGATGCTCACCTCCAATGTGGAGCGCGTCCGGGCGATGGCGGCGCGCGCTGAAGGCCTAGGTGTGCCCCGTGGCTCCAGGATGTTCTGGCGCATGCTGAATGCCCTTGCGTTTCTCCGCGAGAAGGATATCACCGCCAAAGTGGAGTACTTGAAGGACACTTTCAGATGGTCCGATGCTGAGGTGGGCATTGCTCTTTGTAAGGCCCCGATGGTGCTGGCGTTGTCCAAGGACCTGCTGCAGAGGAAGTCGGAGTTCCTGATCTCTGAGGTGGGGTTGGAACCGGCATACATTGCTTATCGGCCGACATTGCCCACTTACAGCCTGGAGGGCCGACTAAGGCCCCGGTACTACACTTTGAAGTTTCTTAAGGAAAATGGATTGCTAGATCATGACCGAGACTACTATTGTGCAGTCGTGCTGCCAGAGGAGGTATTCATGGAGAAGTTCATATGCCCCTACAAGGAAGCTGCACCACAACTCGCTGAAGACTATGCAGCAGCGTGCAAAGGGGAAGTGCCGGCTAGATTCAGATTTACATGA
- the LOC123143023 gene encoding uncharacterized protein isoform X2, producing the protein MFSAHHLFCSLCVCVCLGLGSGASPWTPRTARSTPTSTSSSSRRFAKRKLDESVFMGNRLQVSYAPQFESLLDTKEKLEVRRNEVLTRIRSPAGSRPEGLSQYSLGQGSSSGNPHHHMNSNKREYAKTMHATHIEDARFSHVPSNKDYFPSESMNATVNLVRQKLDKIQSGGDTSDAAAAASKKPRVDNRRRI; encoded by the exons ATGTTCAGTGCTCACCATTTATTTtgttctctgtgtgtgtgtgtttgtttgggTTTGGGTTCAGGTGCAAGCCCATGGACGCCGAGGACTGCGAGGAGTACACCGACGTCTACTTCATCAAGTTCGCGCAG GTTTGCAAAGAGGAAGTTGGATGAGTCTGTATTTATGGGCAACCGGCTGCAGGTTTCATATGCACCTCAGTTTGAAAGTCTTCTGGATACCAAGGAGAAACTGGAAGTCAGGAGAAATGAAGTCCTCACACGAATAAGAT CACCTGCTGGAAGCAGACCTGAAGGGCTATCTCAATATTCACTGGGTCAGGGATCATCTAGTGGGAACCCACACCATCATATGAACTCCAACAAGAG AGAATACGCGAAGACAATGCATGCTACTCATATCGAAGATGCTCGTTTCAGCCATGTGCCCTCTAATAAG GACTATTTCCCGTCCGAGTCGATGAATGCAACTGTAAATCTAGTGAGGCAGAAGCTTGATAAG ATACAGTCCGGCGGCGATACTTCCGATGCTGCTGCCGCTGCATCCAAGAAACCACGGGTTGATAACCGCAGGCGTATTTGA